GCAGCTCCCGTCTGCGATCCAGCAGAAGCTTTTTCAGATGGGCAAGCTGGGTATCCGATAAATGACTCATATAGAAACTCCCTTTCTGAACGTAATAAAACCCTGGGTGTAATTCTTCCTTACCCTAATAAGCGAGGATGCAATCACCCTTCCCCCCGGGGCGTTGGTATTTTCAGCTTCTCTTCACCCTGATATAATGGGAAAGCCGGAAGAGAGCAGTCCACATTTGGAGGTATGGAAGATGGATGAACATATGAAGCGGAGACTGGACAAACAGAGAAAATTGTTCAGTCAGCTTGGGATCACGCTGGACGCGCTTACCATTCATGAGAAAGAATTCGGCATGAAATTACGCGGATACGATCCGGAGGAAGTAGATACTTTTTTGGATAGCGTCATCAAGGATTACGAGCGGTTCTATGCAACCATCGCCGACTTGATGGACAAATGGCAGGAGCAGCAGATTGCCCTGCGTGAATTGAAAGCGGAAAGCAAGCAGGCGCCGCCCCCCGTTATCCGCGGAATCGATCCGAAAGAGATCGAGGAGACGATATTGAGGCTTGAGTCAGGCGTCCGTCAGCTCAAGGAACGAGTTCAGCGAACTGAGATTATTTAGCCTCCGGGAAATGGGTATGCAAAAATAAACGGCGAATCCGCCGGATGCCGGGACGGAGGTTGTATTTTTTGTGGATAAAAATGTATGGAATTTGAAAGTCCGTGGAAAAATTGCACTGGGCTACAGTATGATCCTATTGGTGCTCGGCCTCTTTCTGATCATCGTTCAGGGCCGGATATCCGAGCTTGAACAGGAAACGATTATGCTGAGCGGACATGATATGCAGGTGAACGAGCTTACTTTTCAAATTGAGAAGAATGTACTGGATATGGAGACCGGTCAACGCGGCTATGCGATCACCGGCGACGAATCGTATCTTGCCCCTTACTACGACGGGCTGGAGAAATGGAGAATCCACTATACCAAACTGAACGAAATGATCTCGGGTAATCCAAGCCAGCTTGACAATTTGAAAAATATCAGAGTCAATATCGAAACGTGGATCGTCAAATCGGGACAATATGTCGTTGACCTCAAACAGGCAGGACGCGATGCCGAGGTTAACGCCTATTTCCATGCGGACACCGGTAAATCGATTGTCGAGCAAATCCGTAAACAGTCGCAGTATTTCCGCGAGATTGAAAAAGGGACTACTGCAAAGCGGGTGACCGATCTTAAAGATCGCAATCGCCAGCTGATTGTAACGATGTACGTTTTGTGGAGTATGGTTGCGCTGGTCGCCATTGCCGCTTCCATTCTGATTTCTGGAGGGATCGTCAAGACGCTGAAGAACGTGATTGACGCGATCAACCATATCGCCGATGGAGATAGCAAGGCAAGACGAATCGAAGTGAACACCAAAGACGAGATCTACGATCTCGCCATTGCGACAAACCGTCTTCTGGAGAATGTGGAAAGAGAGCAGCGGATCAGCGATCAGGTAACCCGTATGTCTCTCAAACTTCAGGAAAAAACGGCTCCTG
This region of Paenibacillus sp. URB8-2 genomic DNA includes:
- a CDS encoding DivIVA domain-containing protein; amino-acid sequence: MDEHMKRRLDKQRKLFSQLGITLDALTIHEKEFGMKLRGYDPEEVDTFLDSVIKDYERFYATIADLMDKWQEQQIALRELKAESKQAPPPVIRGIDPKEIEETILRLESGVRQLKERVQRTEII